ACCCTGGAGCGCGCGGGGGAGTATGTCGGCGTTCTTGCCCGGACCTGCGCGCCCGTCAGCACCCAGCCCCCCCTGGTCGCCGTGGGCGTGGACCGAGACAGTGACTGGGCCGCCTGGCTCGCCGCCCCTGAGACCGAGCGCTTCGGCGTCAACCTGCTCGGCGCGGGGCAGCGGCGGCTGCTGGACGCCTTCGCGGGTTCGGCGGCGGGTCAGGGGGTGCCCTGGTTCACGCACGAGGGCCTGCCCTTGATCGGGGGCACGGTCGCGCAGCTCGTGTGCCGCCGCGAGAGGGGGCTGGAGGTCGGTGACCAGCTCCTCTTCACCGGGCTGATCGAGTACAGCCGCTACACCGACGACGACCCCCTGATCGCCTTTCGCGGGCAGTACCACGAACTCGGCTGATGCCCGGTTACCTGCTGCAACTCCTCATAGCGCTGGCCCTCGCGGGGCTGACGTGGCTCGTCGGGTATCCGCTGGAACTCGGACGTTCGTCCTCAGGGCAGCCCCGGCACGTGGACGCCCTCGACGCCGCGCTGTTGATGTTCGCGCTGATCAACCTGCGCCTGGGCTGGAGCGCCGCCAACGCCGCGCACGGGGGCCGGGCGCCCGGCTGGTTCATCCTCGCCGCGCTGCTGAGCGCCGCGCTGATCACCTACGCGATGCTGCGGGCCTTGACTCCGAGCTAAGGAGCGGGCCTCAGCTCCAGCGCGTAGCACAGGCTGTTTTCGATGCCCGCATAGTGGCCAAAGTTGGGAATGCGGGTAAAGCCCTGCGCCTCGTAGAGCCCGATTGCCGCGTCCTGAAGGTTTCCCGTTTCGAGGACCAGCCGCGCGTAACCGAGCGCCCGCCCGCGCTCCATCAGGCCGAGGAGTACCGCCTTGCCCAGACCGCGCCCGCGCGCCTCCGGCACGGTGTA
The nucleotide sequence above comes from Deinococcus reticulitermitis. Encoded proteins:
- a CDS encoding GNAT family N-acetyltransferase, with protein sequence MPSLTDLAPTDTRAAALMTAQQRELRALYGDTDERTEPFSPTMLAGEGSVLLGVEEGGQLLACGALKRWDAGTAEIKRMYTVPEARGRGLGKAVLLGLMERGRALGYARLVLETGNLQDAAIGLYEAQGFTRIPNFGHYAGIENSLCYALELRPAP
- a CDS encoding flavin reductase family protein, with translation MTAPFTPGLTPAESRQTLGRLALGVAILTLERAGEYVGVLARTCAPVSTQPPLVAVGVDRDSDWAAWLAAPETERFGVNLLGAGQRRLLDAFAGSAAGQGVPWFTHEGLPLIGGTVAQLVCRRERGLEVGDQLLFTGLIEYSRYTDDDPLIAFRGQYHELG